In a genomic window of Glycine max cultivar Williams 82 chromosome 13, Glycine_max_v4.0, whole genome shotgun sequence:
- the LOC100819867 gene encoding carbamoyl-phosphate synthase large chain, chloroplastic yields MPMAYCISHFPKLPLLPSFPQSQIPFRSPKTLRSQNDAVPPTTLRGCPPPTARLNPARVRCSTVAVAEPTTAPQLGKRTDIKKILILGAGPIVIGQACEFDYSGTQACKALREEGYEVVLINSNPATIMTDPETADRTYITPMTPELVERVLESERPDALLPTMGGQTALNLAVALAESGALEKYGVELIGAKLDAIKKAEDRELFKQAMQNIGIKTPPSGIGTTLDECLSIANDIGEYPLIVRPAFTLGGTGGGIAYNREDLLEICKSGIAASLTNQVLIEKSLLGWKEYELEVMRDLADNVVIICSIENIDPMGVHTGDSITVAPAQTLTDKEYQRLRDYSIAIIREIGVECGGSNVQFAVNPENGEVMVIEMNPRVSRSSALASKATGFPIAKMAAKLSVGYSLDQIPNDITKKTPASFEPSIDYVVTKIPRFAFEKFPGSQPILTTQMKSVGESMAVGRNFQESFQKAVRSLECGYSGWGCSQVKEMNYDLEQLKYSLRVPNPERIHAIYAAMKRGMHIDEIFELSYIDKWFLMQLKELVDVESFLLSHNLSDLTNIDFYEVKKRGFSDKQIAFATKSTEKEVRNKRLSLGVTPAYKRVDTCAAEFEANTPYMYSSYDFECESAPTTRKKVLILGGGPNRIGQGIEFDYCCCHASFALQDAGYETIMVNSNPETVSTDYDTSDRLYFEPLTVEDVLNIIDLERPDGIIVQFGGQTPLKLSLPIQQYLDEHKPACASGVGHVRIWGTSPDSIDIAEDRERFNVMLHELKIEHPKGGIARSETDALAIAADIGYPVVVRPSYVLGGRAMEIVYTDDKLVTYLENAVEVDPERPVLIDKYLSDACEIDVDALADSQGNVVIGGIMEHIEQAGIHSGDSACSIPTRTVPSSCLETIRSWTENLAKQLNVCGLMNCQYAITPSGDVFLLEANPRASRTVPFVSKAIGHPLAKYASLVMSGKTLCDLQFTKEVIPKYVSVKEAVLPFSKFPGCDVFLSPEMRSTGEVMGIDPSYNIAFAKAQIAAGQKLPLSGTVFLSLNDLTKPHLQKIAKAFVENGFKIVATSGTAHVLNLAKIPAEPVLKLHEGRPHAGDMIANGDIQLMVVTSSDDALDRIDGLALRRMALDYKVPIVTTVNGALATAEAINSLKANSIKMIALQDFIDGEFKE; encoded by the exons ATGCCAATGGCCTATTGCATCTCCCACTTTCCCAAACTCCcacttcttccttctttccctcAGTCCCAAATTCCGTTCCGTTCCCCTAAAACCCTCCGTTCACAAAACGACGCCGTTCCCCCCACCACCCTCCGCGGATGTCCTCCTCCCACCGCTCGCCTCAACCCCGCGCGTGTGCGATGCTCCACCGTCGCCGTCGCGGAACCCACCACCGCCCCCCAACTCGGCAAGCGGACGGACATAAAGAAGATTCTAATCCTCGGCGCCGGCCCCATCGTCATCGGGCAAGCGTGCGAGTTCGACTACTCCGGCACCCAAGCGTGCAAGGCCCTCCGCGAAGAAGGGTACGAGGTTGTCCTCATCAACTCCAACCCCGCCACCATCATGACCGATCCTGAAACTGCCGACCGCACCTACATCACCCCCATGACGCCGGAGCTCGTCGAGCGCGTCCTCGAATCGGAGCGTCCCGACGCACTCCTCCCCACCATGGGCGGCCAGACCGCCCTCAACCTCGCCGTCGCCCTCGCCGAGAGCGGCGCCTTGGAAAAATACGGCGTGGAACTCATCGGAGCCAAGCTCGACGCAATCAAGAAGGCTGAGGACAGGGAACTCTTCAAACAGGCCATGCAGAATATTGGGATTAAAACCCCTCCCTCCGGTATTGGCACCACGCTCGACGAGTGCCTCAGCATTGCCAATGATATCGGCGAATATCCATTAATTGTGCGGCCGGCGTTTACCCTCGGCGGCACCGGCGGCGGAATTGCGTATAACAGGGAAGATTTGTTGGAAATTTGCAAGTCTGGGATTGCTGCTAGTTTGACTAATCAGGTTTTGATTGAGAAGTCTCTGTTGGGGTGGAAGGAGTACGAGCTTGAGGTAATGAGGGATTTGGCTGACAATGTTGTTATCATTTGTTCCATTGAGAATATTGATCCCATGGGGGTGCATACCGGGGATTCAATTACCGTTGCACCAGCGCAGACTCTGACGGATAAGGAGTACCAGAGGCTGAGGGATTATTCAATTGCTATAATTAGGGAGATTGGTGTGGAGTGTGGAGGGTCTAATGTGCAGTTTGCGGTTAATCCCGAGAATGGTGAGGTCATGGTCATTGAGATGAACCCCAGAGTGTCCAGGTCTTCGGCTCTGGCGTCTAAGGCTACCGGGTTTCCAATTGCAAAGATGGCGGCGAAGTTGTCTGTGGGGTATTCTTTGGATCAAATACCAAACGATATAACGAAGAAGACACCGGCTAGTTTTGAGCCCTCTATTGATTATGTGGTTACTAAG ATTCCACGGTTTGCTTTTGAGAAGTTTCCTGGTTCTCAGCCAATATTGACGACACAGATGAAATCTGTTGGTGAGTCAATGGCTGTAGGGCGAAACTTCCAAGAGTCGTTTCAAAAAGCTGTTCGCTCTCTAGAGTGTGGATACTCTGGATGGGGGTGTTCACAAGTGAAGGAGATGAACTATGACTTGGAGCAATTGAAGTATAGCCTCCGAGTTCCTAACCCTGAGCGCATTCATGCCATCTATGCTGCAATGAAAAGAGGGATGCATATTGATGAAATCTTTGAGCTGAGTTACATTGACAAATGGTTTCTCATGCAGCTCAAGGAGCTGGTTGATGTGGAAAGTTTCTTGCTGTCTCACAATTTGTCTGATTTGACAAATATTGATTTCTATGAGGTGAAGAAAAGAGGGTTTAGTGATAAACAGATAGCATTTGCAACTAAATCCACTGAGAAAGAAGTACGCAACAAGCGGTTGTCTCTGGGTGTTACTCCAGCATATAAGCGAGTTGATACCTGTGCAGCAGAATTTGAAGCTAATACTCCTTATATGTATTCTTCTTATGATTTTGAGTGTGAATCAGCTCCCACTACCAGAAAGAAGGTCTTGATTTTGGGTGGAGGACCAAATAGAATTGGTCAAGGGATTGAGTTTGACTACTGTTGTTGTCATGCATCCTTTGCTCTTCag GATGCAGGATATGAGACAATCATGGTGAACTCAAACCCCGAGACAGTCTCCACAGATTATGACACTAGTGATCGCCTATACTTTGAACCCTTGACTGTTGAAGATGTTTTGAACATTATTGATTTGGAAAGGCCTGATGGTATCATTGTACAATTTGGAGGTCAAACACCATTGAAGTTATCTCTCCCCATACAACAATACCTTGATGAACACAAGCCAGCATGTGCTAGTGGGGTTGGTCATGTACGCATTTGGGGAACATCTCCTGATTCCATAGATATTGCTGAGGACCGAGAGAGGTTCAATGTGATGCTTCATGAACTAAAGATTGAACACCCAAAAGGAGGAATTGCTAGGAGTGAAACTGATGCACTTGCCATTGCAGCAGATATTGGATACCCAGTTGTTGTTCGTCCTTCTTATGTTTTGGGTGGTCGAGCAATGGAGATTGTGTATACTGATGATAAGCTGGTCACTTACCTTGAAAATGCTGTTGAGGTGGATCCAGAACGCCCTGTATTAATTGACAAGTATTTATCTGATGCCTGTGAGATTGATGTTGATGCACTGGCTGACTCACAAGGTAATGTAGTCATTGGTGGGATAATGGAGCACATTGAACAGGCTGGGATACATTCTGGTGACTCTGCCTGCTCTATTCCCACCAGAACTGTTCCTTCTTCTTGCTTGGAGACAATCAGGTCGTGGACAGAAAACTTGGCTAAACAGTTGAATGTTTGTGGGCTCATGAATTGTCAGTATGCAATAACTCCGTCAGGGGATGTATTTTTGCTAGAGGCCAACCCTCGAGCTTCTCGTACAGTTCCATTTGTATCCAAAGCAATTGGCCATCCCTTGGCTAAATATGCTTCCCTTGTCATGTCTGGAAAGACCCTCTGTGATTTACAGTTTACAAAAGAAGTTATCCCTAAATATGTGTCTGTAAAGGAAGCAGTTCTTCCGTTTTCAAAGTTTCCAGGCTGCGATGTGTTTTTAAGTCCTGAGATGCGAAGCACTggtgaggtcatgggtattgaTCCTTCATATAATATTGCATTTGCTAAGGCTCAAATTGCTGCTGGCCAGAAGTTACCACTTTCTGGTACTGTGTTCCTTAGCTTGAACGACTTAACAAAGCCACATCTTCAGAAGATAGCAAAGGCTTTTGTTGAGAATGGTTTCAAGATTGTTGCTACCAGTGGAACAGCTCATGTTCTTAACTTAGCTAAAATTCCAGCAGAGCCTGTGCTGAAGTTGCATGAAGGGAGGCCTCATGCTGGTGACATGATAGCCAATGGAGACATTCAGCTGATGGTGGTAACCAGTTCAGATGATGCACTTGATCGGATAGATGGTCTGGCCCTCAGAAGGATGGCTTTGGATTACAAGGTTCCTATTGTGACAACAGTTAATGGAGCTCTGGCGACTGCTGAAGCTATAAACAGCTTGAAGGCCAACTCTATCAAAATGATCGCTCTTCAGGACTTCATTGATGGTGAATTTAAAGAGTGA